One genomic window of Bacteroides sp. includes the following:
- a CDS encoding DUF58 domain-containing protein, whose translation METTELLKKVRKIEIKTKGLSNQIFSGHYHSAFKGRGMAFTEVREYQYGDDIRSIDWNVTARFNHPYIKVFEEERELTVMLLIDVSGSNEFGAVGMLKEDMITEIAGVLAFSAINNNDKVGVIFFSDRIEKFIPPKKGSSHILRIIRELIDFKPEQKGTDIGLALKYLRNVIKKRSIAFLISDFNDQGFEDPLSIVSKKHDLVCVRVADEREKEIPSLGIMKFKDAETGKVYWLDTSSKSFQEKLGQWNRDKEKYLKTTFTRAGVDLVTIPTHRDYVPPLMNLFRKRSNQA comes from the coding sequence ATGGAAACCACCGAGCTTTTAAAAAAGGTCAGAAAGATAGAGATCAAAACCAAAGGTCTCTCAAACCAGATCTTTTCGGGGCACTATCACAGTGCCTTTAAGGGGCGAGGTATGGCCTTTACCGAAGTGCGGGAATACCAGTATGGGGATGATATCCGGAGCATTGACTGGAATGTAACGGCCCGTTTCAACCATCCTTATATCAAGGTGTTTGAGGAAGAGCGCGAGCTGACGGTAATGCTGCTGATTGATGTGAGTGGTTCAAACGAATTTGGTGCGGTGGGCATGCTGAAAGAGGATATGATCACTGAAATTGCCGGAGTTTTGGCATTTTCGGCCATCAATAATAATGATAAGGTGGGGGTGATCTTTTTCAGTGACCGGATTGAGAAGTTCATCCCTCCTAAAAAAGGAAGCAGCCATATTTTGCGCATCATCAGGGAGTTGATAGATTTCAAACCTGAACAGAAGGGAACAGACATCGGATTGGCTCTAAAGTATCTTCGCAATGTCATTAAGAAACGGTCGATTGCCTTCCTGATCTCTGACTTTAACGATCAGGGTTTTGAGGATCCCCTGTCAATTGTAAGCAAAAAGCACGACCTGGTTTGCGTCCGGGTTGCCGATGAGCGGGAAAAAGAAATCCCTTCCCTGGGAATTATGAAGTTTAAAGATGCAGAGACCGGGAAGGTTTACTGGCTGGATACCTCCAGCAAGTCTTTTCAGGAAAAACTGGGTCAATGGAACCGAGATAAGGAGAAATACCTCAAAACAACTTTTACCAGGGCTGGCGTTGATTTGGTGACCATCCCAACCCATCGTGACTATGTGCCACCGCTGATGAATCTTTTCAGGAAAAGAAGTAACCAGGCCTGA
- a CDS encoding FkbM family methyltransferase yields MEFKTLIKKGLSQLHIDLTRNMHYDRLTWQIMDRTIKPGSNCIDIGCHKGEVLDRMVKLSPNGTHFAFEPIPLYFHKLRSRFNGNVSIYPYALSGSNGEAEFQFVKNAPAYSGLKMRKYDIKNPDIEAIRVVKKRLDDVIPETLVIHFIKLDVEGGEYDVLQGARRILEKQKPVVVFESGLGASEFYGTKPEELFTYLVTELGFKISLLKDFILKKPALEKEKFLTVYRTAEEYYFVAHP; encoded by the coding sequence ATGGAGTTCAAAACACTGATAAAAAAGGGCTTATCGCAATTGCATATTGACCTGACACGCAATATGCATTACGACCGGCTGACGTGGCAGATCATGGACCGGACCATAAAACCCGGTTCGAACTGTATTGATATTGGTTGCCACAAGGGCGAAGTTCTTGATCGAATGGTTAAGTTATCTCCAAACGGAACCCATTTTGCATTTGAACCCATACCCCTGTATTTTCATAAACTCCGCAGCCGGTTTAACGGCAATGTGAGTATTTATCCCTATGCCTTATCAGGAAGCAATGGAGAGGCCGAATTCCAGTTTGTGAAAAATGCACCAGCCTACAGTGGCTTAAAAATGCGGAAATACGACATTAAAAACCCTGATATAGAGGCTATTAGAGTCGTAAAAAAGCGTCTTGACGATGTAATTCCTGAAACACTCGTAATACATTTCATTAAGTTAGATGTTGAAGGAGGGGAGTATGACGTGCTTCAAGGGGCTCGCCGAATCCTGGAAAAACAAAAACCGGTGGTGGTTTTCGAAAGCGGGCTTGGAGCAAGCGAATTTTATGGAACCAAACCCGAAGAATTATTTACTTATCTTGTCACCGAGCTAGGATTTAAAATTTCCCTGCTGAAAGATTTTATCCTGAAAAAACCTGCACTGGAAAAAGAAAAATTTCTTACCGTTTACCGAACAGCCGAGGAATATTACTTTGTAGCCCATCCATAA
- the gyrA gene encoding DNA gyrase subunit A gives MSGEKIIKVDIEEQMKTAYIDYAMSVIVSRALPDVRDGMKPVHRRVLFGMHELGNLSNRPYKKSARIVGEVLGKYHPHGDSSVYDTMVRMAQEWSLRYPLVDGQGNFGSIDGDSPAAMRYTEARLRKIAEEMLSDLDKETVDFQNNFDDTLKEPVVLPARIPNLLVNGSSGIAVGMATNMPPHNLSEVVDGTIAYIDNNEITIEELMKFIKGPDFPTGGLIYGYEGVREAYMTGRGRIVVRGEATFEANENGREAIIVTSIPYQVNKAEMIRKTADLVNDKKIEGITDIRDESDRQGLRIVYELRKDAIPNVVLNLLYQHTALQTAFNVNNIALVHGRPEMLNLKDIIVHYVNHRHEVVTRRTAYELREAEKRAHILEGLLIALDHLDEVISLIRASQTPDEARTGLMEKFNLSEIQAKAILDMRLQRLTGLERNKIKEEYDELLKKIEYLKSVLDDVSLRMEIIKEELLEVKEKYGDKARSEIEYTANDFRIEDTIADEGVVITISRMGYIKRTPLTEYRTQSRGGRGSKGSATRNEDFVEQLFTATNHNYLLFFTEQGKCFWMRVFEIPEGAKSSKGRAIQNLINIPVDDKIKAIVNIKDLTDEEYIKNNNIILCTKKGIIKKTSVEAYSRPRANGIIAINIREGDELIGANLTNGKNEVLIGLKSGKAIRFNESHVRPMGRNASGVKGITLSGAKDEVIGMVCVEDMESSILVVSEKGYGKRSPVGEYRITNRGGKGVKSLNITDKTGPMISMVNVTENDDLMIINKSGLTIRLSVSSLRDMGRATQGVRLISLKNEDEIAAVTKVQESILNGAGEDEVEEIGESPAEGQE, from the coding sequence ATGTCTGGAGAAAAGATTATCAAAGTTGATATTGAGGAACAAATGAAGACGGCATACATCGATTATGCCATGTCTGTCATTGTTTCCAGGGCTCTGCCCGATGTGCGTGATGGGATGAAGCCCGTTCATCGCCGGGTTTTGTTTGGAATGCACGAATTGGGTAACCTGAGCAACCGTCCCTACAAGAAATCTGCAAGGATTGTAGGGGAGGTGCTGGGAAAGTATCACCCCCACGGCGATTCCTCCGTTTACGATACCATGGTAAGGATGGCCCAGGAATGGTCCTTGCGTTATCCATTGGTCGATGGCCAGGGAAACTTTGGCAGCATCGATGGCGACAGTCCTGCCGCCATGCGATACACCGAAGCCCGTTTGAGAAAAATTGCAGAAGAGATGCTGTCGGACCTCGATAAGGAAACCGTCGATTTTCAGAATAACTTTGATGATACCCTTAAGGAACCCGTGGTGTTGCCTGCCAGGATTCCCAACTTATTGGTGAACGGCTCCTCGGGTATCGCGGTGGGGATGGCTACCAATATGCCCCCTCACAACCTTAGTGAAGTGGTGGATGGAACTATTGCCTACATTGACAACAATGAAATTACCATCGAAGAATTGATGAAATTCATTAAGGGCCCCGATTTTCCTACCGGTGGGCTGATCTACGGTTATGAAGGCGTGAGGGAAGCCTATATGACCGGTCGCGGGCGCATCGTTGTCCGTGGTGAAGCTACTTTTGAAGCCAATGAAAACGGCAGGGAAGCCATCATCGTCACCTCCATCCCATACCAGGTCAACAAGGCCGAAATGATCAGGAAGACGGCCGACCTGGTCAATGATAAAAAGATTGAAGGCATTACAGACATCCGCGATGAATCCGACAGGCAGGGGCTGCGTATTGTGTATGAATTGCGCAAGGATGCCATACCCAATGTGGTGCTCAACCTTCTGTACCAACATACCGCCCTCCAGACAGCCTTTAACGTTAACAACATTGCCCTGGTTCATGGTCGTCCCGAGATGCTGAACCTGAAGGACATCATTGTTCATTATGTCAATCACCGTCACGAAGTGGTGACCAGGCGGACTGCCTATGAATTGCGTGAAGCAGAAAAACGCGCCCATATCCTCGAAGGTCTGTTGATTGCCCTGGATCATCTTGATGAAGTCATTAGCCTGATCCGGGCTTCCCAAACCCCCGATGAAGCCAGGACTGGTTTAATGGAGAAATTCAACCTGAGCGAAATCCAGGCCAAAGCCATCCTCGATATGCGTCTGCAGCGGCTTACCGGTCTGGAGCGCAACAAGATCAAGGAAGAATATGATGAACTCCTCAAAAAAATTGAATATCTCAAATCTGTGCTGGATGATGTTTCGCTGAGAATGGAAATCATCAAGGAAGAACTCCTGGAAGTTAAAGAAAAGTATGGTGATAAAGCCAGGTCAGAGATTGAATATACTGCCAACGATTTCCGTATCGAAGACACCATTGCCGACGAAGGGGTGGTTATCACCATTTCGCGCATGGGCTATATCAAGCGGACCCCGCTGACTGAATATCGCACCCAAAGCAGGGGAGGTCGCGGAAGTAAAGGTTCTGCAACCCGAAACGAGGACTTTGTCGAGCAACTCTTTACCGCTACCAATCACAACTATCTCTTGTTTTTTACCGAGCAAGGCAAGTGTTTCTGGATGCGGGTCTTTGAAATCCCCGAAGGAGCCAAATCAAGCAAGGGGAGGGCCATTCAGAACCTGATCAACATACCTGTTGATGATAAGATCAAGGCCATTGTCAATATCAAGGACTTGACCGATGAGGAATACATTAAGAATAATAATATAATTCTTTGCACCAAAAAAGGAATCATAAAAAAGACGAGTGTAGAGGCATACAGTCGTCCCCGTGCCAACGGTATCATTGCCATCAATATCCGGGAAGGGGATGAGCTGATCGGTGCAAACCTGACCAATGGCAAGAATGAAGTGCTGATCGGGCTGAAAAGCGGGAAAGCGATTCGTTTCAATGAAAGCCATGTGAGGCCCATGGGCCGGAATGCCTCTGGTGTCAAGGGAATTACGCTTTCCGGTGCCAAAGATGAAGTAATTGGCATGGTTTGTGTAGAAGATATGGAGAGTAGCATCCTAGTCGTGTCAGAAAAAGGCTACGGGAAGCGATCGCCAGTCGGAGAATACCGGATCACCAACCGTGGAGGCAAAGGCGTTAAGTCACTGAACATCACTGATAAAACCGGGCCAATGATATCCATGGTGAATGTTACCGAGAACGACGATTTAATGATCATCAACAAATCGGGCCTGACGATTCGACTTTCAGTCAGTTCTTTGCGCGACATGGGGCGCGCTACACAAGGGGTGAGGCTGATCTCCCTGAAAAATGAGGATGAAATTGCAGCCGTAACCAAAGTGCAGGAATCCATCCTCAATGGAGCCGGTGAAGATGAGGTTGAGGAGATTGGTGAAAGCCCCGCAGAAGGGCAGGAATAG
- a CDS encoding ABC transporter ATP-binding protein, translating into MITIENIVFAYNRKKPLFNDLSIKLEQGNIYGLLGKNGAGKTTLLKIIAGLVFPQSGKCRLNGFESKDRIPQALEDIYILPEEFELPSIKILQYISLNAPFYTRFDHEKFRNLLEEFQLDPNKKLNQLSYGQKKKFQLAFGLSTNARLMLMDEPTNGLDIPSKSQFRKVIAASMEADQIIIISTHQVRDLQSLIDPVIIMDDGKIIFNRGIEQISHHLQFEPQHKKEEGDQILYAEEVFGGMSAVLKNTSKRETRVDLELLFNAVINQTQAINDVFEIPS; encoded by the coding sequence ATGATAACCATAGAAAACATTGTTTTCGCCTACAACCGGAAAAAGCCCCTGTTCAATGATCTGAGCATCAAACTTGAGCAAGGCAACATTTACGGTTTGCTTGGCAAAAACGGGGCAGGGAAAACCACCTTGCTAAAAATTATTGCCGGACTGGTATTCCCGCAATCGGGCAAATGCCGCCTCAATGGTTTTGAGTCAAAGGATCGTATCCCTCAAGCCCTTGAAGACATCTACATTCTGCCTGAAGAATTTGAATTGCCTTCCATTAAGATTCTTCAGTACATCTCACTCAACGCGCCCTTTTACACGCGTTTTGATCATGAAAAGTTCCGCAACCTCCTGGAGGAATTTCAACTGGATCCTAATAAGAAGCTCAATCAGCTTTCCTACGGGCAGAAAAAGAAATTCCAGCTTGCTTTTGGTCTCAGCACCAATGCCAGGCTGATGCTGATGGACGAGCCCACCAATGGCCTGGACATTCCTTCCAAGAGCCAGTTTCGCAAGGTAATAGCCGCTTCGATGGAGGCCGACCAGATCATCATAATTTCTACCCACCAGGTGCGCGACCTGCAAAGCCTGATTGATCCGGTGATCATTATGGACGACGGAAAAATCATCTTTAACCGTGGCATTGAGCAAATTTCGCATCATCTCCAATTCGAGCCTCAGCATAAAAAGGAAGAAGGCGACCAGATTCTTTACGCTGAGGAAGTTTTCGGAGGCATGTCTGCAGTGCTCAAAAATACCTCAAAACGCGAAACCAGGGTTGATCTGGAACTGCTTTTCAATGCCGTGATCAACCAGACACAAGCCATTAATGATGTTTTTGAAATCCCCTCTTAA
- a CDS encoding head GIN domain-containing protein — MKTTNKIMLAALILLLLLLTSLMIYVRVNLKMGPLTEGSMNVVTETRQIASFKAIEARGGLTVELRQDEEIGLTIEADDNLLELVVTEVDEEVLKIHLKERVGKHKAIDVKVSFVTLEALRASAGARVTSVNTLVGLALEHVLSSGAFSDLNLEFETLNLEATAGAHAKLAGKVTEFFIKSNAGSEVDAKDLQAENATINTSSGAVNHIFVNNEMSIDASSGAMVSYGGQPVNKSIETSSGAEVKSL, encoded by the coding sequence ATGAAGACAACTAACAAAATAATGCTCGCAGCTTTGATCTTGCTCCTGTTGCTGCTCACAAGCCTGATGATTTATGTCAGGGTTAACCTCAAAATGGGCCCTTTGACCGAAGGCAGTATGAATGTGGTAACCGAAACCCGCCAGATTGCCAGTTTTAAGGCCATAGAAGCCAGGGGTGGACTAACCGTGGAGTTGCGCCAGGATGAAGAGATTGGTCTGACCATAGAAGCCGATGACAACCTCCTGGAACTGGTAGTCACCGAAGTTGATGAGGAAGTCCTGAAGATTCACCTAAAGGAAAGAGTTGGCAAACACAAAGCCATTGATGTCAAGGTAAGCTTTGTCACACTGGAAGCCCTCCGTGCCTCTGCCGGAGCCAGGGTCACTTCGGTCAACACCCTGGTGGGGCTGGCCCTTGAACACGTGCTTAGTTCGGGCGCCTTCAGTGATTTAAACCTCGAGTTTGAAACCTTAAACCTCGAAGCCACAGCAGGTGCCCACGCCAAACTGGCCGGCAAAGTCACCGAATTCTTCATCAAAAGTAATGCCGGCTCAGAGGTGGACGCCAAAGACCTCCAGGCTGAGAACGCAACCATCAATACTTCTTCAGGCGCCGTCAATCACATTTTTGTGAACAACGAAATGTCGATTGATGCCAGCTCAGGCGCAATGGTGAGTTATGGCGGTCAACCTGTCAATAAATCTATAGAAACAAGCTCAGGCGCTGAAGTGAAAAGCCTCTAA
- a CDS encoding AAA family ATPase, which produces MDIKELNQRIQQESAFVDILTMEMDKVIVGQKNMVERLLIGLLANGHILLEGVPGLAKTLAIKSLANTIKARFSRIQFTPDLLPADLIGTMIYSQKREEFVVRKGPVFANFILADEINRAPAKVQSALLEAMQERQVTIGDHSFALDEPFLVLATENPLEQEGTYPLPEAQVDRFMLKVMIGYPSREEEKLIMRRNMLEEFPQTKPVLEPSDIVKARNVAREVYLDEKIENYITDIVFATRFPAEFKLEKFVPLISYGGSPRASINLALASKAFAFIKRRGYVIPEDVRAVCADVLRHRIGLTYEAEAENITTEDIINEILNTVEVP; this is translated from the coding sequence ATGGACATCAAGGAACTGAATCAGCGAATTCAACAGGAAAGTGCGTTTGTTGATATCTTGACCATGGAAATGGATAAGGTTATTGTGGGACAGAAAAACATGGTAGAGCGCCTGCTGATTGGCTTGCTTGCCAACGGGCATATTCTCCTTGAAGGGGTGCCCGGACTGGCAAAAACCCTGGCTATAAAATCGCTGGCCAACACCATCAAGGCCCGTTTCAGCCGCATCCAGTTTACCCCCGACCTGCTTCCTGCTGACCTTATCGGTACGATGATTTACAGTCAGAAACGTGAGGAATTTGTAGTTCGGAAAGGACCGGTTTTTGCCAATTTTATTCTGGCCGATGAGATCAACAGGGCCCCTGCCAAGGTTCAGAGTGCTTTGCTGGAAGCCATGCAGGAACGCCAGGTGACCATTGGCGATCACAGCTTTGCCCTGGATGAACCCTTCCTTGTGCTGGCCACAGAAAACCCCCTGGAACAGGAAGGCACCTATCCCTTGCCCGAAGCCCAGGTGGATCGTTTCATGCTGAAAGTGATGATTGGCTATCCCAGCCGCGAGGAAGAGAAGCTGATTATGCGGCGCAATATGCTGGAGGAGTTTCCACAAACCAAACCTGTGCTGGAGCCTTCTGACATTGTTAAGGCCCGCAATGTGGCCCGCGAGGTTTACCTGGATGAGAAGATTGAAAATTACATCACGGACATTGTGTTTGCTACTCGCTTCCCCGCTGAATTTAAGCTTGAGAAGTTTGTACCGCTAATCAGTTATGGCGGATCGCCCAGGGCAAGCATTAACCTGGCACTGGCCTCCAAAGCCTTTGCTTTCATTAAGCGCAGGGGTTATGTGATTCCCGAGGATGTAAGGGCGGTTTGTGCCGATGTATTGCGCCATCGCATTGGCCTGACTTATGAGGCTGAGGCTGAAAACATCACTACTGAGGATATCATTAATGAAATCCTGAATACGGTTGAAGTTCCCTAA
- a CDS encoding tetratricopeptide repeat protein: MKRTIFLVIFCMLTATFAQAQTRDVRRANTQLNRGNIANAKEMIDEALQDPSAVNDAATHLTKAKVYMEIFLSQDPEIKTLAENPLEIAYEALQVAREKDVDNSNIIELQQTLLVMSELTFNNAVEAFNEADYNTASKGFLRSYQLSESFGTIDTTTLYNAALAAEMSSQFDKAEEMYDQLIEMEYDQPYMYSSMSSVKMAQGDTIAATEYIKKGRELYPDELNLIFSEANIYIFTGQIEEAREILNLALEKDPDNPNLHFAFAANYDKMAQDTTYSRDDRMFAFKEAEKSYKRAIEIDEDYFDAIYNLGVLYFNEGIRIFEEADIKLRENPTSAAFREYEQEEKRFQEQWLTAQPFLEKAMSMIDEDDPNLEVVVVSLLQLYARTNQPEKLEEMQDLYHKHFGMPEEE, encoded by the coding sequence ATGAAACGGACAATCTTTCTTGTAATATTTTGCATGTTAACCGCCACTTTTGCGCAGGCTCAAACCCGGGATGTGCGTCGTGCGAACACCCAGTTGAATCGGGGGAACATTGCGAATGCCAAGGAAATGATCGATGAGGCATTGCAAGACCCCTCCGCTGTCAATGACGCAGCGACTCACCTGACGAAAGCCAAGGTATATATGGAGATCTTCCTGAGTCAGGATCCGGAAATTAAAACCCTGGCCGAGAACCCGTTGGAAATTGCCTACGAAGCCCTGCAGGTTGCAAGGGAAAAGGATGTGGACAATAGTAACATCATTGAACTTCAGCAGACGCTGCTCGTCATGTCGGAGCTCACCTTTAACAATGCTGTGGAAGCCTTTAATGAGGCCGATTACAATACCGCCAGCAAGGGCTTCCTGCGGTCATACCAGCTCTCTGAATCCTTTGGCACAATCGATACAACCACGCTTTACAACGCCGCACTGGCAGCTGAAATGTCCAGCCAGTTTGATAAGGCTGAGGAGATGTATGACCAGCTTATTGAAATGGAGTATGACCAGCCCTATATGTATTCCTCTATGTCTTCCGTCAAAATGGCACAGGGCGACACCATTGCCGCCACGGAATATATTAAGAAGGGTCGCGAACTTTATCCCGATGAACTGAACCTGATTTTCTCAGAGGCAAATATTTATATTTTTACCGGCCAGATTGAAGAAGCAAGGGAAATTCTTAACCTCGCTTTGGAAAAAGATCCCGACAATCCAAACCTGCACTTTGCTTTTGCTGCCAACTATGATAAAATGGCCCAGGATACAACCTATTCTAGGGATGATCGTATGTTTGCCTTTAAAGAGGCTGAAAAATCATACAAAAGAGCAATAGAAATCGATGAGGATTATTTTGATGCCATTTATAACCTTGGGGTACTATACTTTAACGAGGGTATCCGGATTTTTGAAGAAGCTGACATCAAGCTTAGGGAGAATCCAACTTCAGCTGCTTTCAGGGAATATGAGCAGGAAGAAAAACGGTTCCAGGAGCAGTGGCTTACCGCACAGCCTTTTCTCGAAAAAGCAATGAGCATGATTGATGAGGATGATCCGAACCTTGAAGTGGTGGTGGTTTCTCTGCTGCAATTGTATGCCCGGACAAATCAGCCTGAAAAACTTGAGGAAATGCAGGATCTGTACCATAAGCATTTTGGTATGCCCGAAGAAGAATAA
- a CDS encoding ketoacyl-ACP synthase III: protein MNPNRYTIIKGTGSYIPERVIKNEAFLQHKFYEKNGVPLEKPNEEIIEKFKEITEIEERRYARDDQNTDDLAYLSAVEAIEDAGIDPEELDYIIVAHNFGNVHPGNPTPETLPTIAARVKHKLGIKNPDTVAYDLPFGCPGWIQGVIQADYFIKSGDARLALVIGAETLSRISDPHDIDSMIYSDGAGAAVLEGITSEVPVGILAHKTRSDTLEHYKLLWMEKSNNPEYPTNDLFLKMLGRKVYEYAITTVPLVVKESMEKAGVSIDDIKKILIHQANGKMDHVIVQKTLRLFRSKETSENIMPMIIARMGNNSVATVPVLLDLIMKRKLEDHNLNKGDHYVMASVGAGMNINALVYRLG, encoded by the coding sequence ATGAATCCGAATCGATATACCATCATAAAAGGTACCGGCAGTTATATCCCCGAAAGGGTCATAAAAAACGAAGCATTTCTTCAGCATAAATTTTACGAAAAAAATGGCGTTCCGCTTGAAAAGCCGAACGAAGAGATCATTGAAAAGTTTAAGGAAATAACAGAGATTGAGGAGCGCAGGTATGCGCGCGATGACCAGAATACGGATGATTTGGCTTATTTGTCTGCTGTGGAGGCCATCGAAGATGCCGGCATAGATCCTGAGGAGCTTGATTACATTATCGTGGCTCACAATTTTGGGAATGTTCATCCGGGCAATCCCACCCCCGAAACCCTGCCTACGATTGCTGCCCGTGTAAAGCACAAGCTTGGGATAAAAAATCCTGACACCGTGGCTTACGACCTGCCTTTTGGCTGCCCTGGATGGATTCAGGGTGTCATCCAGGCCGACTATTTTATCAAATCGGGCGATGCCCGCCTGGCCCTGGTGATTGGTGCAGAAACGCTTTCCCGGATCTCCGATCCCCATGATATCGACTCCATGATCTATTCGGATGGGGCAGGTGCGGCAGTTCTGGAAGGAATTACCAGCGAGGTTCCCGTCGGTATCCTGGCTCATAAAACCCGCAGCGACACCCTGGAACACTACAAGCTTTTGTGGATGGAAAAATCAAACAATCCTGAATATCCAACAAATGATCTTTTTCTTAAAATGCTGGGACGGAAAGTTTACGAGTATGCCATTACCACTGTGCCTTTGGTGGTAAAGGAATCTATGGAAAAAGCAGGCGTGAGCATTGACGATATCAAAAAGATCCTGATCCACCAGGCGAATGGAAAAATGGACCACGTAATCGTTCAAAAAACCCTGCGTTTGTTCAGATCAAAAGAAACCTCCGAAAACATCATGCCTATGATCATTGCCCGGATGGGTAACAATTCGGTGGCTACCGTACCTGTTTTGCTCGACCTGATCATGAAAAGGAAACTGGAGGATCATAATCTGAATAAAGGTGACCATTATGTGATGGCCTCGGTAGGTGCCGGCATGAACATCAACGCTTTAGTTTACCGCTTGGGTTAA
- a CDS encoding glutaminase: MDYQSIIERIYQEVKPFTAEGKVADYIPALAGVSRENLGISVHDIEGKEYGTGQVNVPFSIQSISKVFSFTLAYHAIGEKVWNRLGKEPSGTAFNSLVQIEYEHGIPRNPFINAGALVVADIILSNYKYPWRQYLDFVRKISNDTTIGYNEQVAVSEKETGHRNAALAHFMHSYGNIVNPVEEVLDFYFKQCALEMCTRSLSRSFLYLANQGVLPHSGEEILAFSQSKRMNALMLMAGLYNESGEFAYRVGLPGKSGVGGGIVAIFPKHFSLCVWSPAINQYGNSIAGIEALQRFTSYTQMSVF, encoded by the coding sequence ATGGATTACCAGTCAATAATTGAGAGGATTTATCAGGAAGTCAAACCCTTTACGGCCGAAGGAAAGGTTGCCGATTACATTCCTGCCCTGGCTGGTGTAAGCCGCGAAAACCTGGGCATCAGTGTGCACGATATTGAAGGAAAGGAATATGGAACCGGGCAGGTTAATGTTCCGTTTTCCATCCAGAGCATATCCAAAGTATTCTCATTTACCCTTGCTTATCATGCTATTGGTGAAAAGGTTTGGAATAGGCTTGGCAAGGAACCTTCGGGTACAGCCTTCAATTCGTTGGTGCAGATTGAATATGAGCACGGTATTCCACGCAATCCTTTTATCAATGCGGGCGCCCTTGTCGTGGCCGATATCATTTTATCCAATTATAAGTATCCCTGGCGGCAATACCTGGATTTTGTCAGAAAGATCAGCAATGACACAACTATTGGTTATAATGAGCAGGTTGCTGTCTCGGAAAAAGAAACCGGCCACCGCAATGCTGCCCTTGCGCATTTTATGCACAGTTATGGCAATATAGTAAATCCGGTTGAGGAAGTGTTGGATTTTTATTTTAAGCAATGTGCCCTTGAGATGTGTACCCGAAGCCTGTCGCGCTCCTTTCTTTATCTTGCCAACCAAGGGGTCCTCCCCCACTCGGGCGAAGAGATCCTGGCGTTTAGCCAGTCGAAGCGGATGAATGCCCTGATGCTGATGGCCGGGTTATACAATGAATCGGGTGAGTTTGCTTACCGGGTCGGGCTCCCGGGAAAAAGTGGTGTTGGAGGGGGTATTGTTGCAATTTTCCCAAAACATTTCAGCCTTTGTGTGTGGTCGCCGGCGATCAATCAATACGGGAATTCAATAGCTGGGATTGAGGCGCTGCAGCGCTTCACATCCTATACGCAAATGTCTGTTTTTTAG
- a CDS encoding GntR family transcriptional regulator, which produces MEFNENQAIYLQIADYFCENILQRKWQQGEKIPSIREIAVQVEVNPNTAMRTFNYLQDKGIIFNKRGIGYFVADDGFDKTLELKKEQFVQEDLPQVFRTLEMLRMDFKNLEKLYESYRQQNQN; this is translated from the coding sequence ATGGAATTCAACGAAAATCAAGCAATATATCTGCAGATCGCGGACTACTTCTGCGAAAACATCCTGCAGCGGAAATGGCAGCAGGGGGAGAAAATCCCCTCAATCAGGGAAATTGCCGTCCAGGTGGAAGTCAATCCCAACACAGCCATGCGTACCTTCAACTATCTCCAGGACAAGGGGATCATCTTCAACAAGCGGGGCATTGGATACTTCGTGGCCGATGATGGCTTTGACAAGACCCTTGAACTCAAAAAAGAACAATTCGTCCAGGAGGATCTCCCCCAAGTGTTCAGAACCCTTGAAATGCTCCGAATGGATTTCAAGAACCTTGAAAAACTGTACGAATCATACAGGCAACAAAATCAAAACTAA